The region AACAGTCTTTCCTGTGCTGCGCTTAGAAAGTTCAGTCGCAAGCTTCACTCTTTGAGCTTCGCCGCCTGAAAGCGTCGTAGCAGGCTGTCCCAGTCTTATATATCCAAGTCCGACTTCATACAAAGTCTTGATTTTGTTATATATAGATTGCTGGTTTTCAAAGAAAATCATTGCTTCTTCTACGGTCATATTCAGCACTTCTGAAATGTTTTTGCCCTTATATTTTACCTGCAAGGTTTCTCTATTATATCTTTGACCTTTGCAGACTTCGCAGGGAATATAGACATCAGGCAAAAAGTGCATTTCTATCTTTTTTATACCATCGCCTTCGCACGCTTCGCAACGTCCGCCTTTTATATTAAAGCTGAATCGTCCAGACTTATAGCCACGTTCTTGTGCGTCAGGCGTAGCCGCAAACAAATCGCGTATCATAGTAAACACGCCGGTATATGTCGCAGGATTGCTTCTAGGTGTGCGTCCTATGGGGCTTTGGTCAATGTCTATTACCTTGTCTAGATATTCCAGCCCAAACACGCCATCGCAGTTGGCAAGCACTTTTTTGCTTCCATTGAGCGTGTTGGCTAGTGCGGGATATAATGTATAATTAATAAGCGAACTCTTGCCGCTGCCGGATACGCCTGTGATAGCTGTCATAACGCCAAGCGGAATAGAAACATCAACGTTTTTAAGGTTGTTTTCTCTTGCCCCTTTTATCGTTAAGAATTTGTCGCTTACAGGTCTTCTCTTTTCAGGAATTGCTATTGTCTTTTTGCCGCTTAGGTACATTCCTGTAATAGATTCCGGGCAATTCATTATATCCTGCAGGCTTCCTTGTGCAACCAGTCTTCCGCCATGCTCGCCTGCGCCCGGACCGATATCTACTATATAATCAGCTTCTCTCATAGTTTCTTCATCGTGTTCTACCACTATCAAAGAGTTACCGAGATCTCTTAGTTTTTTCAAAGCTCCAAGCAGCTTACCATTGTCTCGCTGATGAAGTCCGATGCTAGGCTCATCCAAAATATAAAGCACGCCCATAAGTCCGCTGCCTATCTGGGTCGCAAGTCTAATTCTTTGAGCCTCGCCGCCAGAAAGAGTGCCTGCGTTTCTGAATAATGTAAGATAGTTAAGACCTACATTAATCAAAAATCCAAGCCTTGCTTTTATCTCGGTAATTATCGGCTCAGCTATAATTTTATTATTGCCTTCTAAGCTAAGCTTATCAAAAAAGCTATAAGTCTTTTCAATAGGCAGTTCACATAACTCAAAAATATTAAGTCCGCCTACCGTTACGCTCAAAGCCTCTTTTTTGAGTCTTTTTCCATGACAGGTAGGACAAGGACTGGTCCGCATATATTTTTCTATCTCGTATTTTATATATTCTGAACTTGTCTCTTTATATCTTCTTTCTAGATTATTGATTACACCTTCAAAGGCTGCTTCATACTTGCTGCTAAATGAACCCGAAGAATAGCTTAATTCAAGTTTCTCTCCTTTTGTTCCATATAAAAGGATATCCTGAACTTCGGGTGAGAGCTGTTCAAAAGGAGTATCTAGACTGAAATTATACTTTTTGGATAACGCCTTAAAATACATCTGCATGTGATTGTTTGTGTCAAGATTCCAGCCATTGACAGACAGCGCCCCTTGATTAATAGACAAAGAAGGATTTTGTATAACCAAAGACGGATCTAATTCGCTCTTGAATCCAAGCCCGGTACAATCAGGACATGCGCCCCAAGGGCTGTTAAAGCTGAACAATCTGGGCTCTACTTCTTCTATGTTTATACCGCAGTCCACACAAGCATAGGTATCAGAAAACAATGTTTCCTTGCCTTCATTGTCAATAATAACAAGCCCTTCGGATAATTTGAGTGCGTTTTCTACGCTTTCGGTAAGTCTTTTTACAATATCGTTTCGTATAACCAGTCTGTCCACTACTACACTTATGTTATGTCGTATATTTTTGTCCAGTTTAATTTCTTCGTCCAAAGAATAAATATTGCCGTCAACTTTTACTCTTACATAGCCGCTATGGCGCAATGAATCAAACATCTTGGAATACTCGCCTTTTTTTCCTCTGATCACAGGCGACTCAATCAAGATCCTAGTATCCTCTCCCATAGCCATAATGCGGTCAACTATCTGGTCTATGGTCTGGCGTGTAATTTCTTTTCCGCAGTTAGGACAGTGTACAGTACCTATCCTAGCATAAAGAAGTCTAAGATAATCATAAATTTCGGTAACCGTTCCTACTGTAGAACGAGGATTTTTTGAAGTGGTTTTTTGGTCAATGCTGATAGCAGGCGAAAGCCCTTCGATAGACTCAACATCGGGCTTATTCATCTGCCCCAAAAACTGTCTTGCATAAGAAGACAAACTCTCTACATATCGGCGTTGTCCTTCGGCAAAAATGGTATCAAAAGCAAGCGTGCTTTTGCCGCTGCCTGAAATACCAGTAAACACTACCAGTTTGTTTCTAGGAATAGTAAGATCCAAATTTTTTAGATTGTTTTCTTTTGCGCCTTTTATAATAATGCTGTTTTGCTTGTCCAAATTCATTTTCTTAGCCTTTTTCTTAATTTTGCTATTTCATCTCTGATAAGTATAGCCTGTTCAAAATCCAGGTTCTTACTTGCCAAATCCATCATTACTTTTAGTTTTTCAAGTTCTTTTGGAATATCTTCCGTCTTGATATTAGCTGTCGGATCAGCTTTTTTGGTTATTTCCAAAGTATTGGTTATCTCTTTTATTATCGTTTTGGGAGTAATATGATGTTCTTGGTTGTATTCTATCTGCTTTTTGCGGCGGCGGGCAGTTTCGTCCATAGCCCTTTTCATAGAATCCGTAATATTATCCGCATATAGTATTACCCTGCCTTCGGCGTTTCTTGCCGCTCGACCTACTGTCTGAATTATAGAACGGTCGCTTCGCAAAAAACCTTC is a window of Clostridia bacterium DNA encoding:
- the uvrA gene encoding excinuclease ABC subunit UvrA codes for the protein MNLDKQNSIIIKGAKENNLKNLDLTIPRNKLVVFTGISGSGKSTLAFDTIFAEGQRRYVESLSSYARQFLGQMNKPDVESIEGLSPAISIDQKTTSKNPRSTVGTVTEIYDYLRLLYARIGTVHCPNCGKEITRQTIDQIVDRIMAMGEDTRILIESPVIRGKKGEYSKMFDSLRHSGYVRVKVDGNIYSLDEEIKLDKNIRHNISVVVDRLVIRNDIVKRLTESVENALKLSEGLVIIDNEGKETLFSDTYACVDCGINIEEVEPRLFSFNSPWGACPDCTGLGFKSELDPSLVIQNPSLSINQGALSVNGWNLDTNNHMQMYFKALSKKYNFSLDTPFEQLSPEVQDILLYGTKGEKLELSYSSGSFSSKYEAAFEGVINNLERRYKETSSEYIKYEIEKYMRTSPCPTCHGKRLKKEALSVTVGGLNIFELCELPIEKTYSFFDKLSLEGNNKIIAEPIITEIKARLGFLINVGLNYLTLFRNAGTLSGGEAQRIRLATQIGSGLMGVLYILDEPSIGLHQRDNGKLLGALKKLRDLGNSLIVVEHDEETMREADYIVDIGPGAGEHGGRLVAQGSLQDIMNCPESITGMYLSGKKTIAIPEKRRPVSDKFLTIKGARENNLKNVDVSIPLGVMTAITGVSGSGKSSLINYTLYPALANTLNGSKKVLANCDGVFGLEYLDKVIDIDQSPIGRTPRSNPATYTGVFTMIRDLFAATPDAQERGYKSGRFSFNIKGGRCEACEGDGIKKIEMHFLPDVYIPCEVCKGQRYNRETLQVKYKGKNISEVLNMTVEEAMIFFENQQSIYNKIKTLYEVGLGYIRLGQPATTLSGGEAQRVKLATELSKRSTGKTV